Proteins from a single region of Streptomyces sp. Tu 3180:
- a CDS encoding condensation domain-containing protein → MVPDRPARQSPPLQPVAAAGARHPLDTAALETALNALLDHHDALRMRFTREEGGWRQFNPPPSDTDRDGLLRRHDLSGLTPAEADAAMEKAADDLHTGFDLARGPLLRAALFTGDADRPAFLLLVAHHLVVDAVSWRILRDDLEAAYRQAVRGESVAPGERTTSFRDWARGLAAHVEAGALDGELPYWERAVDAEPLPAGTPAGPEAGRAGTLTVELDEADTEALLRAAPTAYRTRVNDVLLAALALALARWTGREEVRLDLEGHGREDVLDDVDLSRTVGWFTTVHPVALRVPEPDSPARDWRTLVKSVRRQLRAVPGNGLGFGALRTFGPPEVRERLGRAAHGQVVFNYLGQWDARPESPGDGLVRAEHGSFGRDHDPRDSGSHPLEVVGAVQGGRLSFTWHHRPALHATDTVRRVADDFAEALRHIARHARGNR, encoded by the coding sequence GTGGTTCCTGACCGGCCCGCGCGCCAGTCACCACCACTTCAACCAGTCGCTGCTGCTGGAGCTCGGCACCCCCTGGACACCGCCGCCCTGGAGACGGCCCTGAACGCCCTGCTCGACCACCACGACGCCCTGCGCATGCGCTTCACCCGGGAGGAAGGAGGCTGGCGCCAGTTCAACCCGCCGCCGTCCGACACCGACCGCGACGGGCTCCTGCGCCGCCACGACCTGAGCGGGCTGACCCCCGCCGAGGCCGACGCGGCGATGGAGAAGGCCGCCGACGACCTGCACACCGGCTTCGACCTGGCGCGCGGCCCGCTGCTGCGGGCGGCCCTGTTCACCGGGGACGCCGACCGGCCCGCCTTCCTCCTCCTGGTCGCGCACCACCTCGTCGTGGACGCCGTGTCCTGGCGCATCCTGCGCGACGACCTGGAGGCCGCCTACCGGCAGGCCGTCCGGGGCGAGTCCGTCGCGCCGGGCGAACGCACCACCTCCTTCCGCGACTGGGCCCGGGGTCTCGCCGCGCACGTCGAGGCCGGCGCCCTCGACGGCGAACTCCCCTACTGGGAGCGGGCGGTGGACGCCGAGCCGCTGCCGGCCGGGACACCGGCCGGACCGGAGGCGGGCCGCGCCGGCACGCTCACCGTGGAACTGGACGAGGCGGACACCGAGGCCCTGCTGCGGGCCGCGCCGACCGCCTACCGCACCCGCGTCAACGACGTGCTGCTCGCCGCCCTCGCCCTGGCCCTGGCCCGCTGGACCGGACGCGAGGAGGTCCGCCTGGACCTGGAGGGACACGGCCGCGAGGACGTCCTCGACGACGTCGACCTCTCCCGCACGGTCGGCTGGTTCACCACCGTCCACCCCGTCGCCCTCCGGGTGCCCGAACCCGACAGCCCCGCCCGGGACTGGCGGACCCTGGTGAAGTCGGTGCGCCGCCAGCTGCGCGCCGTCCCCGGCAACGGCCTCGGCTTCGGCGCACTGCGCACCTTCGGACCGCCCGAGGTGCGCGAGCGGCTCGGCCGGGCCGCGCACGGACAGGTCGTCTTCAACTACCTCGGCCAGTGGGACGCCCGCCCGGAGAGCCCCGGCGACGGCCTGGTACGCGCCGAGCACGGGTCGTTCGGGCGGGACCACGACCCGCGTGACAGCGGCTCCCACCCGCTGGAGGTCGTCGGCGCGGTGCAGGGCGGCCGGCTGTCCTTCACCTGGCACCACCGGCCCGCCCTGCACGCCACGGACACCGTGCGGCGCGTCGCGGACGACTTCGCCGAGGCCCTGCGTCACATTGCCCGCCACGCCCGGGGCAACCGGTGA
- a CDS encoding MbtH family NRPS accessory protein, translating into MDENTRYQVLRNDEEQYSLWPVDVEVPAGWQSVGKEGTEAECSAYVDEVWTDMRPRSLRERMENAGA; encoded by the coding sequence ATGGACGAGAACACCCGCTACCAGGTGCTGCGCAACGACGAGGAGCAGTACTCGCTGTGGCCCGTCGACGTCGAGGTGCCGGCCGGCTGGCAGTCCGTCGGCAAGGAGGGCACGGAGGCGGAGTGCTCCGCCTACGTCGACGAGGTCTGGACCGACATGCGCCCGCGCAGCCTGCGGGAGCGCATGGAGAACGCCGGGGCCTGA